One genomic segment of Methanothermobacter wolfeii includes these proteins:
- a CDS encoding tyrosine-type recombinase/integrase yields the protein MPTKKTHPTKEELLQDPLLQEFIFSRNIKEKTIETYIAAIQHYSQVTGKTITELIEEAEKEEDSGVKRRKRKIRQYFLKYIQHLQDQGVKGSTIRLYISKIKALYNEYEIDPPKITYKIRPENKSMDDLINLHEIKNVLDNTHPREKAMILLHLTSGMGSAELRRLNVVDYNKAIGFNVLGEDYEDARKRIQDEEIVGVWKVNRVKTGMPYVTFSTPEANIKILDYLRYRRLNGGPLKETQPLFSTQNGDRLKPITYANIFNRLNDRFYLGRDAAGNRRLTSHKLRKLFTTILYKEGMDKLAIDWLLGHKVNPVTEAYFKVNIDHLEREYRKRMRSLTFEKTVTRRVMAPEVREIVKELEEKENEIKELRESQEKLREWVRKTEKLYNLISSHPEILEKLER from the coding sequence ATGCCCACCAAGAAAACACACCCAACAAAAGAAGAACTTCTCCAAGACCCTCTCCTACAAGAATTCATATTTTCCAGGAACATAAAAGAAAAAACTATAGAGACATACATTGCAGCAATACAACACTACTCACAAGTCACAGGAAAAACAATCACAGAATTAATAGAAGAAGCGGAAAAAGAGGAAGATTCAGGGGTTAAAAGAAGAAAACGCAAGATCAGACAATATTTCCTAAAATACATTCAACACCTACAAGACCAGGGGGTCAAAGGATCAACTATCAGATTATACATCTCCAAAATCAAAGCACTATACAATGAATATGAGATTGACCCCCCAAAGATCACATACAAAATTCGACCTGAAAATAAATCCATGGATGATCTTATAAATCTCCATGAGATCAAAAATGTCCTGGACAACACCCATCCACGGGAAAAAGCCATGATCCTCCTGCACCTCACCAGTGGGATGGGATCCGCGGAACTTCGAAGACTCAATGTTGTTGATTATAATAAGGCCATAGGTTTCAATGTCCTCGGAGAGGATTATGAGGATGCCAGAAAACGCATACAAGATGAAGAGATTGTTGGAGTTTGGAAGGTAAATAGAGTAAAGACAGGAATGCCATATGTTACTTTCAGCACTCCTGAGGCTAATATAAAAATCCTTGACTATCTAAGGTACCGTCGATTAAATGGAGGACCTTTAAAAGAGACTCAGCCTCTATTTTCAACTCAAAATGGAGATAGACTCAAACCGATCACTTATGCTAACATTTTCAATCGTCTTAATGACAGATTCTATCTTGGAAGGGATGCAGCGGGTAATCGTCGTTTAACTTCCCACAAACTTAGGAAGCTTTTCACGACCATCCTTTATAAGGAGGGAATGGATAAGCTGGCAATTGATTGGCTGCTTGGTCATAAAGTGAATCCAGTCACAGAGGCGTATTTCAAAGTGAATATAGATCACCTTGAAAGAGAATACAGAAAAAGGATGCGATCTTTGACTTTTGAGAAGACTGTTACAAGACGAGTAATGGCCCCTGAGGTTCGTGAGATTGTGAAAGAACTGGAAGAGAAGGAGAATGAGATTAAAGAATTGCGTGAGTCTCAGGAGAAGTTAAGAGAGTGGGTGAGGAAGACTGAGAAGTTGTATAATCTTATATCGTCTCATCCGGAGATACTGGAAAAACTTGAAAGATAA
- the coaBC gene encoding bifunctional phosphopantothenoylcysteine decarboxylase/phosphopantothenate--cysteine ligase CoaBC has protein sequence MRVVLCVTGSVAAVEAVKLARELRRKGAEVKCFMSEDACRIIHPYAMEFATGSPPVLELTGEIEHVKYSDADLILVAPATANIIGKLAYKLADNPISSLLLTAAGRGTAILMVPSMHEAMYEAAAENIRKLKEEGVAFLEPRMDEGKAKFPDIDTITLEALRQASEGKMRGLRVLVSLGGTLEPIDPVRVITNRSSGRMGLAVAREAYIQGADVTLVAGTVSVDIPSQLRTVRAETAHEMAEAVAELIGEHDVFVSAAAVSDFRPVYSEEKISSDSEITLRLKPNPKIIRMARETNPEAFIVGFKAEHGVSEEELIAAARKQIEDSVADMVVANDVSVEGFGSENNRAIIVSEGVTELPTMKKEELAGLIIGEIMKRLGLEV, from the coding sequence ATGCGTGTTGTGCTCTGCGTTACCGGCAGCGTGGCTGCAGTTGAAGCCGTTAAACTCGCCCGTGAACTCAGGAGGAAGGGGGCTGAGGTCAAATGCTTCATGAGCGAGGACGCCTGCAGGATAATACACCCATATGCCATGGAATTTGCAACAGGAAGCCCCCCGGTACTGGAACTCACAGGGGAAATAGAGCACGTTAAATACTCCGATGCGGACCTGATCCTGGTGGCGCCTGCAACAGCAAACATAATAGGTAAACTGGCATATAAACTTGCAGACAACCCCATATCATCACTCCTTCTAACAGCAGCCGGCAGGGGCACAGCCATTCTCATGGTGCCCTCAATGCATGAGGCCATGTACGAGGCCGCCGCTGAGAACATAAGGAAACTTAAGGAGGAGGGAGTCGCCTTCCTCGAGCCCCGAATGGATGAGGGGAAGGCTAAATTCCCTGATATTGACACCATAACCCTTGAGGCACTGAGACAGGCCTCTGAAGGTAAAATGCGGGGTTTAAGGGTCCTTGTAAGCCTTGGCGGCACCTTGGAACCCATAGACCCTGTGAGGGTCATAACAAACAGGAGCTCCGGGAGGATGGGCCTTGCGGTTGCAAGGGAGGCCTACATACAGGGTGCTGACGTCACCCTGGTGGCAGGCACGGTCTCGGTTGATATACCGTCACAGCTCCGCACCGTCAGGGCTGAAACAGCCCATGAAATGGCCGAGGCAGTGGCTGAACTCATAGGAGAACATGATGTATTCGTCTCAGCAGCAGCGGTCTCTGACTTCAGACCGGTTTACAGTGAAGAGAAGATCTCATCGGACTCGGAGATTACACTGAGGCTCAAACCAAACCCCAAGATAATCAGGATGGCCCGTGAAACCAATCCTGAAGCGTTTATAGTTGGCTTCAAGGCAGAACACGGCGTTTCTGAGGAGGAACTTATAGCGGCTGCAAGGAAGCAGATTGAGGATTCTGTTGCTGACATGGTTGTTGCAAATGATGTCTCGGTGGAGGGCTTTGGCTCCGAGAACAACAGGGCAATCATAGTCTCTGAAGGGGTAACTGAACTCCCCACCATGAAGAAGGAGGAGCTTGCAGGGTTAATCATCGGGGAGATAATGAAGAGACTCGGCCTGGAGGTTTAG
- a CDS encoding transcription elongation factor NusA, producing MVLPICDVCLKSGILCQGCENKLKTGEVTQTEVDIAKVLYRIGEGKLGFKKAIDLDGIVIIITEPGEVGKLIGKGGKIVRAISREIGKKVRVVGENADLKSVAEDVLAPARISGINIVFGKDGVERFKIRVMKEDARRVPGNLETLNEIIEMLTGEKTVVVIDDR from the coding sequence ATGGTACTGCCAATATGCGATGTCTGTCTTAAAAGCGGAATTTTATGTCAGGGCTGTGAAAATAAACTTAAAACAGGGGAGGTAACCCAGACCGAAGTGGACATTGCAAAGGTTCTATACAGGATCGGAGAGGGAAAGCTCGGATTCAAGAAGGCCATAGACCTTGACGGAATTGTTATAATCATCACAGAACCCGGAGAGGTTGGTAAACTCATAGGAAAAGGCGGTAAGATAGTTAGGGCAATATCAAGGGAGATAGGAAAGAAGGTGAGGGTGGTCGGTGAAAACGCTGACCTCAAATCAGTGGCAGAGGACGTCCTTGCACCCGCCAGGATCTCAGGCATAAACATAGTTTTCGGCAAGGACGGTGTGGAGCGCTTCAAGATAAGGGTCATGAAGGAGGACGCCCGCCGCGTGCCAGGAAACCTTGAAACCCTCAATGAGATAATTGAAATGCTCACCGGCGAGAAGACCGTGGTTGTTATTGATGATAGATAG
- a CDS encoding PsbP-related protein, with product MKKYITVLFMVLAVAVSGCTSTTTDTGNSTKTFSQNNISFEYPLNWVAANSLANDTVAAVADPSSVDDRGLAQVSVVIQVRELKGNLYDMYRENYDTLFSNSSYRRVSESNTTINGYGAVENIYLETGNGTYKKRRAIWIQRDRNVYVILCTAPADRFDSEKKNFDLIISTLRFL from the coding sequence ATGAAGAAGTACATCACAGTTCTTTTCATGGTACTTGCTGTTGCTGTATCCGGATGCACATCAACAACCACCGATACCGGGAACAGTACAAAAACCTTTTCACAGAATAACATATCATTTGAATACCCCTTAAACTGGGTAGCTGCCAATTCACTGGCCAATGACACAGTAGCAGCCGTTGCAGATCCCTCCTCGGTTGATGACAGGGGCCTTGCACAGGTATCGGTTGTCATACAGGTCAGGGAACTTAAGGGGAACCTCTATGATATGTACAGGGAGAACTATGATACCCTCTTCAGCAACTCAAGCTACCGGAGGGTGTCGGAGAGCAACACAACCATCAACGGATACGGGGCAGTTGAAAACATCTACCTGGAAACCGGGAACGGCACCTATAAGAAGAGAAGGGCCATATGGATACAGAGGGACAGGAACGTCTATGTCATACTCTGCACGGCACCTGCAGATAGGTTTGACTCTGAAAAGAAGAACTTTGACCTCATCATCAGCACTTTAAGGTTCCTCTGA
- the pheA gene encoding prephenate dehydratase, which produces MPGETIAYLGPRGTFTEEAALEVGDRLVACDSILEVLRAVDSGRVDMGVVPIENSIEGPVGVTLDLLAGEYDLCIKGEIIIRVRHNLLVNRGARMEDIREVYSHPQSLAQCRRFIEEAGLITHSTPSTAAAAMMIRGRQELAAIGTRRAAELYGLEVLAVNIQDHDPNFTRFIVLAAEDHEPTGQDKTSIVFSLAEDRPGGLYEVLGFFAEAGINLTKIESRPSKLGLGRYIFFIDFEGHRKDETVAGILSKISQKTPFMKILGSYPEYKI; this is translated from the coding sequence ATGCCGGGGGAAACCATAGCCTACCTCGGACCCAGGGGGACATTCACCGAGGAGGCCGCCCTGGAGGTCGGGGACAGGCTCGTGGCCTGCGACTCCATCCTGGAGGTCCTGAGGGCTGTTGACTCCGGCAGGGTGGATATGGGAGTGGTCCCCATTGAAAACTCAATCGAAGGCCCTGTTGGGGTTACACTCGATCTCCTTGCAGGTGAATACGACCTCTGCATAAAGGGGGAGATCATAATAAGGGTCAGGCACAACCTCCTGGTTAACAGGGGCGCCAGGATGGAGGATATCAGGGAGGTCTACTCACACCCCCAGTCCCTGGCACAGTGCCGGAGATTCATTGAGGAGGCAGGGCTCATCACCCACTCAACACCCAGCACCGCCGCTGCCGCCATGATGATCAGGGGCAGGCAGGAACTTGCAGCCATAGGAACCAGGAGGGCCGCGGAACTCTATGGCCTCGAGGTCCTTGCAGTGAACATACAGGACCATGACCCAAACTTCACAAGGTTCATAGTACTTGCAGCTGAGGACCATGAACCCACGGGACAGGATAAGACATCAATAGTATTCTCCCTTGCAGAGGACAGGCCGGGGGGCCTCTACGAGGTCCTTGGGTTCTTTGCAGAGGCCGGAATCAACCTCACAAAGATAGAGTCAAGGCCATCCAAGCTGGGCCTTGGAAGGTACATATTCTTCATAGACTTTGAGGGTCACAGGAAGGATGAAACAGTGGCAGGGATACTCTCAAAGATAAGCCAGAAGACCCCTTTCATGAAAATACTCGGCTCTTATCCTGAATACAAAATCTGA
- a CDS encoding RNA ligase, producing MKDIPFERISEKTGVPAERLETSFKKGSSRLLESGGLRALFFKKQVMDLEAGTVAYLTGEPEVIRGFPKIRRTLLLSPAIEKHFTESVAVEEKMNGYNVRIASVSGRILALTRGGHVCPFTTEKAKELMDLQEFFRDHGDLVICGEMIGRDNPYVSHDYPEVGPLGFRVFDIREKNTNTPLPVMDKRRILESYELPAVRLFGIFPVEEAPGRVAEIIRMLGADGREGVVMKDPEMKLPPLKYTSSQAHAREIAYAFNYPFDFGRPFFFSRVIREGFQAYELDESDEETLERAHRLGEAIIYPMLKRIKSIAEGEPACEDTVIDVEDRERAEEFLRHLSRLGVSATIADYRDGKATIRRFYQSTTDRITNYLEGGLY from the coding sequence ATGAAGGACATACCATTCGAGAGGATCTCAGAGAAGACAGGGGTCCCGGCCGAAAGACTTGAAACATCATTTAAGAAGGGCAGCAGCCGGCTCCTTGAATCAGGGGGCTTAAGGGCCCTCTTCTTTAAGAAGCAAGTAATGGACCTTGAAGCGGGAACCGTAGCCTACCTCACGGGGGAACCAGAGGTTATACGGGGCTTTCCAAAGATAAGGAGGACGCTGCTCCTTTCACCGGCCATCGAGAAACACTTCACTGAAAGCGTTGCCGTGGAGGAGAAGATGAACGGCTACAATGTGCGGATAGCCTCTGTTTCAGGGAGGATCCTTGCACTTACAAGGGGAGGCCATGTGTGCCCATTCACCACAGAGAAGGCCAAGGAGCTCATGGACCTCCAGGAATTCTTCAGGGATCATGGGGACCTTGTAATATGCGGGGAGATGATCGGCAGGGACAACCCCTACGTCTCACATGACTACCCTGAGGTGGGCCCCCTGGGATTCAGGGTCTTTGACATCCGGGAGAAAAACACCAACACACCCCTACCGGTAATGGATAAGAGAAGGATCCTTGAATCCTATGAACTCCCGGCGGTCAGACTCTTCGGCATTTTCCCGGTGGAGGAGGCCCCAGGGAGGGTGGCGGAGATAATAAGGATGCTGGGTGCCGATGGAAGGGAGGGGGTTGTCATGAAGGACCCTGAAATGAAGCTACCCCCACTGAAGTACACATCATCCCAGGCCCATGCACGGGAGATAGCATACGCCTTCAACTACCCCTTCGACTTTGGAAGGCCATTCTTCTTCAGCAGGGTTATACGTGAAGGGTTCCAGGCATATGAACTGGACGAATCCGACGAGGAGACCCTTGAAAGGGCCCACCGCCTCGGAGAGGCCATAATATACCCCATGCTGAAGAGGATAAAGAGCATAGCTGAGGGCGAACCAGCCTGTGAGGACACGGTTATAGACGTTGAGGACAGGGAAAGGGCCGAGGAATTCCTCAGGCACCTATCACGCCTTGGTGTCTCAGCAACCATTGCAGACTACAGGGACGGTAAGGCAACCATAAGGAGGTTCTACCAGTCAACAACCGACAGGATAACCAATTACCTTGAGGGGGGCCTGTACTGA
- a CDS encoding CBS domain-containing protein, translated as MIIKNLMSTDPVCIDKDQNVCDALRLMGKRDVSRLIVINTNSDHEKEMVGIVTEKDIAMKLGSSRYGNMAPSHFHVSTVMTPDLLTADPDMDAGSAASIMLENNIGSLPVVDDDELLGIVTKSDLLDVCRGKAYDKYTAGDVMSTEMITVTPDERLVHARRMMIDAGIGRLPVMDNQELAGILTASDMTRAVINFRKLVPDRHKPSRIRNLLVGDVMKQNVETVDAETPVTDIASMILEKGYGGFPVTAEGELAGIITKTDLLDLIVEIEGVF; from the coding sequence ATGATAATTAAAAACCTCATGTCCACGGATCCTGTCTGCATCGACAAGGACCAGAACGTATGCGACGCCCTTCGCCTCATGGGTAAAAGGGATGTTTCAAGGCTCATAGTCATAAACACCAACAGTGACCATGAAAAGGAAATGGTGGGCATAGTTACAGAGAAGGACATAGCAATGAAACTCGGCTCATCAAGGTACGGTAACATGGCACCCTCCCACTTCCATGTCTCAACGGTCATGACCCCCGATCTTTTAACTGCAGATCCAGACATGGACGCGGGAAGCGCGGCAAGCATCATGCTTGAAAATAACATTGGAAGCCTCCCGGTTGTGGATGATGATGAACTCCTGGGAATCGTCACCAAGTCAGACCTCCTCGATGTATGCCGGGGGAAGGCCTACGATAAATACACTGCAGGGGATGTTATGAGCACGGAGATGATCACGGTAACCCCTGATGAGAGGCTCGTCCATGCAAGGAGGATGATGATCGACGCGGGCATTGGAAGACTGCCGGTGATGGATAACCAGGAACTTGCAGGTATACTGACAGCCAGTGACATGACCCGGGCGGTGATAAACTTCAGGAAGCTTGTCCCGGACAGACACAAACCCTCAAGGATAAGGAACCTCCTTGTTGGGGATGTGATGAAGCAGAACGTGGAGACGGTAGACGCCGAAACCCCTGTCACAGACATAGCCTCAATGATCCTGGAAAAGGGGTACGGGGGATTCCCTGTAACAGCTGAAGGTGAACTGGCAGGCATAATAACAAAGACGGACCTCCTGGATCTCATAGTTGAGATAGAGGGCGTCTTCTAA
- a CDS encoding CBS domain-containing protein codes for MDIRSIMSEDPVVMEDTQQVAYARNLMLRNGISRVVVVDPDGKPVGIVTETDITRKLKVRGPAWRRRPIDKISIRRVMNENPISIDVNDTPRDAADLMLKNRVGSLLVMDGDELAGIITKKDLLRFFKDRCAGRWKVRDLMTGDVKTVTENHTISHVIGIMEENDISRVVVTRDGGVAGIITSENLSFATFEDPEKGIPVEKVYFIRKTSEDKRKVRTISMLTAGDIMTEDVITVDPSADASEAASIMLENNISGLPVVEDDELVGIITKTDIISGIQ; via the coding sequence ATGGACATCAGGAGTATAATGAGCGAGGACCCGGTGGTCATGGAGGACACACAGCAGGTTGCATATGCAAGGAACCTGATGCTCAGGAACGGGATAAGCAGGGTTGTGGTGGTGGACCCTGACGGGAAACCCGTGGGCATCGTGACGGAAACAGACATAACAAGGAAACTGAAGGTCAGGGGACCGGCATGGAGGAGAAGGCCGATAGATAAAATATCAATAAGGAGGGTCATGAACGAGAACCCCATCAGCATTGATGTAAATGACACGCCCCGTGACGCCGCAGACCTCATGCTGAAAAACAGGGTGGGTTCACTCCTGGTAATGGACGGGGATGAACTTGCAGGCATAATAACCAAGAAGGACCTTCTAAGGTTCTTCAAGGACAGATGCGCCGGCAGATGGAAGGTCAGGGACCTCATGACAGGTGATGTTAAAACGGTAACAGAGAACCACACCATCTCCCATGTCATAGGCATCATGGAGGAAAACGACATCTCAAGGGTTGTTGTAACCAGGGATGGTGGTGTTGCAGGGATAATAACCTCTGAGAACCTTTCATTTGCAACATTCGAGGATCCTGAGAAGGGAATACCCGTTGAGAAGGTTTACTTCATAAGAAAAACCTCAGAGGATAAAAGGAAGGTCAGAACGATATCCATGCTGACCGCAGGTGACATAATGACAGAGGATGTTATAACGGTGGACCCCTCTGCCGACGCCTCAGAGGCGGCCTCAATCATGCTTGAGAACAATATAAGCGGGCTGCCTGTGGTTGAGGACGATGAACTGGTGGGGATAATCACCAAGACGGATATAATAAGCGGAATCCAGTAG
- a CDS encoding CBS domain-containing protein, whose translation MRKKDTINLVKSRDRGPVEFESRNFDHEGDVMAIARKEVVSVPQTATIKEAAEIMVKNKFRRLPITNPGTGKLQGIVTAMDILDFLGGGDKFRILEDKYDDNFLAAVNEPVKSIMTREVLYVTSKDSISDAVSLMLENSVGALPVVDHDEKITGIVSERDFVLLMAGVFNDELTEDHMTSRVIKTTPGTPIEGASKIMVRNRLRRIPVIGEERKTPHPEEDKLVGMVTSTDILEFLGENRAFNSMKTNSANEVLATPVNEIMETEVCTVTSTTPLGRVCEIMEKHGIGGLPVVDYGNLTGMITESDLLRAIAG comes from the coding sequence ATGAGAAAAAAAGACACCATAAACCTGGTAAAGTCTAGGGACCGTGGTCCCGTTGAATTCGAAAGCAGAAACTTCGACCACGAAGGCGATGTCATGGCAATCGCCAGAAAGGAAGTGGTCTCAGTACCCCAGACAGCCACCATTAAGGAAGCAGCAGAGATAATGGTTAAGAACAAATTCAGGAGGCTTCCCATAACCAACCCAGGGACAGGGAAGCTCCAGGGAATCGTAACGGCCATGGATATCCTGGACTTTTTAGGTGGGGGAGATAAGTTCAGAATCCTTGAGGACAAGTATGATGATAACTTCCTGGCGGCGGTCAACGAACCCGTTAAGAGCATCATGACAAGGGAAGTCCTCTACGTAACCAGCAAGGACTCAATATCAGATGCGGTGAGCCTCATGCTTGAAAACAGCGTAGGGGCCCTGCCTGTTGTTGACCATGATGAGAAAATCACAGGTATAGTATCTGAGAGGGACTTCGTACTCCTCATGGCAGGAGTTTTCAACGACGAACTCACAGAGGACCACATGACATCAAGGGTTATCAAAACAACCCCAGGAACACCAATAGAGGGCGCCTCAAAGATAATGGTGAGGAACAGGCTCAGGAGGATCCCGGTTATAGGTGAGGAAAGGAAAACACCACACCCAGAGGAGGATAAACTTGTGGGCATGGTGACATCAACTGACATCCTGGAATTCCTGGGTGAAAACAGGGCCTTCAACAGCATGAAGACCAACAGTGCAAATGAGGTCCTCGCAACACCCGTAAATGAAATAATGGAGACAGAGGTCTGCACGGTCACATCCACCACACCCCTGGGAAGGGTCTGCGAGATCATGGAGAAGCATGGCATCGGGGGACTCCCCGTCGTTGACTACGGAAACCTGACAGGAATGATAACAGAAAGCGATTTACTGAGGGCAATAGCAGGATGA
- a CDS encoding CBS domain-containing protein translates to MNNLFVKDVMTLNPVSVSLETAATRVRSILRDEDFRCVPVVEGDKLRGLITRGDVLNITATKSNIEARGIMEKPRVILTPEMDIMKAGEDILRAGEIQAPVVESTDNMKLVGIVSVIDIISGFLDNGYEPKRNPVENIMTTRTVTCEHSDPLSAVWDRMDESGFSGLPVMKDGKLIGIITRKDLIRYGHARIGRESGDVKSVAVEKIMKTPTVAITPDESTERAAFLMVERDIGRIPVVEDPVFVKSDPDMVKEGRLAGIVSREDVLQAYIK, encoded by the coding sequence GTGAATAATTTGTTTGTAAAAGACGTGATGACGTTAAATCCCGTCTCAGTCTCACTTGAAACTGCTGCCACCAGAGTAAGATCTATTTTAAGGGACGAAGACTTCAGATGCGTCCCTGTAGTTGAGGGAGATAAACTCAGGGGTCTTATAACAAGGGGTGATGTCCTGAACATCACCGCAACCAAGTCCAATATTGAGGCACGGGGGATAATGGAGAAACCAAGGGTTATCCTGACGCCTGAAATGGATATAATGAAGGCTGGAGAGGATATCCTCAGGGCGGGTGAGATACAGGCACCTGTGGTTGAGTCCACCGATAACATGAAACTTGTGGGGATAGTGAGTGTCATAGACATAATCTCAGGGTTCCTTGATAATGGCTATGAACCAAAGAGGAACCCTGTTGAGAATATAATGACCACCAGAACCGTAACCTGCGAACACAGCGATCCACTATCAGCGGTCTGGGACAGGATGGATGAATCCGGATTCTCAGGGCTTCCTGTAATGAAGGATGGTAAACTGATAGGCATCATAACAAGGAAGGACCTCATAAGGTATGGTCATGCAAGGATAGGCAGGGAATCCGGTGATGTGAAGTCTGTGGCCGTTGAGAAGATAATGAAGACACCCACGGTTGCCATAACACCCGACGAGTCCACTGAAAGGGCTGCTTTTCTAATGGTGGAGAGGGACATAGGCAGGATTCCGGTTGTGGAGGACCCTGTTTTTGTCAAGTCCGACCCTGACATGGTTAAGGAAGGCCGCCTTGCAGGGATAGTTTCCAGGGAGGACGTCCTGCAGGCATACATCAAGTGA
- a CDS encoding CBS domain-containing protein: MEMETKVTVHDAMTSNVITADPGISVAEAAAIMTERKVGSIIVKSNSEPEGLITESDIIRKVVSKDLRASEVKIGEVMSRNLISIEPERELSEAARLMAKNSIRRLPVVKDGALVGILTSSDVMIVAPELTDILVENARMEENRAQISEDGPSVPGVCEVCGNYEEYLEEYDGKYVCEECKEDLEGE; this comes from the coding sequence ATGGAGATGGAAACAAAGGTTACAGTCCATGATGCCATGACATCGAATGTCATAACAGCCGACCCTGGCATCAGCGTTGCAGAAGCAGCAGCAATAATGACAGAGAGAAAGGTCGGGAGCATCATCGTGAAGAGCAACTCAGAACCTGAAGGACTCATAACAGAGAGCGACATCATAAGGAAGGTGGTTTCCAAGGATTTAAGGGCCAGTGAAGTTAAAATCGGCGAGGTAATGAGCAGGAACCTGATAAGCATAGAACCTGAAAGGGAACTCAGCGAAGCAGCAAGGCTGATGGCCAAGAACAGCATAAGGAGACTCCCTGTTGTGAAGGACGGTGCCCTTGTAGGTATACTGACATCCTCTGATGTGATGATAGTGGCGCCGGAACTCACGGATATCCTTGTGGAAAACGCGAGGATGGAGGAGAACAGGGCTCAGATATCTGAGGACGGCCCTTCGGTTCCTGGTGTGTGTGAGGTCTGCGGCAACTATGAGGAGTACCTTGAGGAGTATGATGGTAAATACGTATGTGAGGAGTGTAAAGAGGACTTAGAGGGTGAATAA
- a CDS encoding 7-carboxy-7-deazaguanine synthase QueE: MKAPIMEVFSSIQGEGLLMGRRQIFVRFAGCNLSCNYCDTPESRDASSGERVSVEELHETVKGLITPDFHSLSITGGEPLLYPEFIEEFLDGSPYSALLETNGSLPENARRIAHLFDHASVDIKTPEHFSEDTRGDSTKSDISWSRDIIDREIQVVNILISKGANTYCKVVVMPTTRADYIGNLAKRLREDVDEPEKLSMVIQPCSSPGGWAGNTPRLLEMSQEAGKYMDVYVIPQMHRALGLR; encoded by the coding sequence ATGAAGGCACCCATCATGGAGGTATTCAGCAGCATACAGGGTGAGGGCCTGCTCATGGGAAGGAGGCAGATATTCGTAAGGTTCGCCGGCTGCAACCTCAGCTGCAACTACTGCGACACGCCCGAGAGCAGGGACGCCTCCAGCGGAGAAAGGGTTTCAGTTGAAGAACTCCACGAGACCGTGAAAGGCCTTATAACTCCTGACTTTCACTCATTAAGCATCACCGGAGGCGAACCACTGCTTTACCCGGAATTTATAGAGGAATTTCTTGACGGATCCCCCTACAGTGCTCTGCTTGAGACGAACGGTTCTCTGCCAGAGAATGCCCGGAGGATAGCACACCTCTTTGACCACGCCTCGGTGGATATAAAAACACCTGAACATTTTTCAGAAGATACCCGTGGAGATAGTACTAAATCCGATATATCCTGGTCCCGTGACATCATTGACCGGGAGATTCAAGTCGTAAACATATTAATATCAAAAGGTGCAAATACATACTGTAAGGTGGTTGTGATGCCCACCACCAGGGCGGATTACATAGGGAATCTGGCTAAAAGGCTCCGTGAAGACGTTGATGAACCAGAAAAACTTTCAATGGTCATACAGCCATGCAGTTCCCCTGGAGGATGGGCAGGAAACACTCCTCGCCTGCTGGAAATGTCTCAGGAAGCCGGAAAGTATATGGATGTGTATGTGATACCCCAGATGCACAGGGCCCTGGGCCTTAGATAG
- a CDS encoding 6-carboxytetrahydropterin synthase yields the protein MKIVINGIHANLRFSAAHMIPEHESCGCIHGHSYIVDVKVEGKRSGKHGFVADFKDVKGIVREMCKKLDHKLLIPLKSPLINFASTDRDVKFEIAGKRYSIPSEDCCLLELESTSAEELSRYFASALFRRLSEKYEISSVEVCVNEGIGQGALYTISR from the coding sequence ATGAAGATCGTTATAAACGGTATACACGCCAATTTAAGGTTTTCGGCAGCCCACATGATACCCGAACATGAGTCATGTGGCTGCATACACGGCCATTCCTACATAGTTGATGTGAAGGTTGAGGGAAAGAGGTCAGGGAAGCACGGCTTCGTGGCTGACTTCAAGGATGTTAAGGGTATAGTGAGGGAGATGTGTAAGAAACTCGACCATAAATTACTGATACCCCTTAAAAGTCCACTTATAAACTTTGCATCAACCGACAGGGACGTTAAATTTGAAATTGCAGGTAAGAGGTACAGCATACCCTCCGAGGACTGCTGCCTCCTTGAACTTGAATCCACATCTGCAGAGGAGCTCTCAAGGTACTTTGCATCAGCCCTCTTCAGGAGGCTCAGTGAAAAATATGAAATATCCTCCGTGGAGGTCTGTGTGAATGAGGGTATAGGCCAGGGAGCCCTTTACACTATTTCAAGGTGA